The Suricata suricatta isolate VVHF042 chromosome 3, meerkat_22Aug2017_6uvM2_HiC, whole genome shotgun sequence genome contains the following window.
AATGACCCTTTGGCATCATATCTTCCATGAATTTCTGCCCTCTAAACCCAGGTTCCACTGTCATAACCAAGGCCATATCTATCTGATTAGCCCATGGCGCCAAATACTCAACTGTAGTTCCTGGTTTGATGGCAAGGCCAACCTTCATCCCATTCTCCCGAATGCCTTTAATCAAAGCCCTGGGGTTCTCAGTAGCCTCAAGATGAAAGGTATATTGATTGACTCCTGCTACAGCCATCGGTTTTACCCACTGTTCTGGCCTGGACACCATCATGTCCATATCAAAGAAAGGGTCCTTGCCTAGCTGCTTTCGGAGGCTTTCTACCACAGGGTGCCCAAAGGTGATGTTGGGAACTAAATGCCCATCCATTACGTCCAGGTGCAAATACTTGGCCCAGAGTTCAGCATCCGGAGGCATTCAGCCCCTAAATTGGCCAAATCGCTGTTAAGGATGGACAGGCCAGTCTTGCAGCCAGACGCCAAGTGCCCCAagtgataaatttttttaatgatttttataagaTTCTATTATGTCCTTCTATGCCTTTGCTTGGGTTTTCCAGGATACTACAATATTTCAATCAATAAGTCATGTTTTGCTTCTAATAGGATTACTATTTGCCTATAAAACTCATTTTTCCATGGAATAAAAGCAACTTCCTTAGGCTGTTTCAGTACATAGAGTAATTTCCTGTGGTTGGATAGCATATATATATCCTTGACTTTACTTAAAGAAAAGTAGATTATCTGAAATCAATGGATTGATCAATCTGGAAAGTTTCACTTTCTGTTCTATAACTAAACACTGTATGCTGTGGAGGGTCATGGGAACCTATTGTTTTTCACTTCGAGGTAAACCTCCATCTAGAGTgtgaactatgaaaaataaaaatagcctaTCTATATGTTAATAttctctttgttaaaatattcaattcaataatatttaaatgcccaatatgtgccaggcacactaAAGATGCCAGcgacaaagacaaaacaaagactCTGCTTACAAAACacgcattctttttttttaatgtttacttatttttgagagacagacagagcatgagtgggggaggggcagagaaagagaggtagacacagaatctgaaacaggctccaggctctgagctgttagcacagagctcaacatggggctcaaactcagaaacagcAAGATCATTAcgtaggccaaagtcagacacttaaccaaatgaaccacccagtgcccctcaaaATGCACATTCTAATGAATATGTGCCCCAGACTTTGTAgaatgacctgaagtcagaccaTCATGTGACACTGGAGGGCCAGTTCATGCCTCTGTCAACAAGGGTGATATTATGTCAACATGCCCTTGGAAGAGGTCAATCCTCAAACATACCCTAAAAAGAGGTCAATCCTGAAATCCGATATGAGAATTCAGAAAGTGTGGCCAACAGTAGAAGGAGGATACCTGTATCCTTTTCTTATTGACTGACTAGGCATCAGTTAAGCCCAGACTCCAGGACTGAATATGCCTGGAAGGTTTGCAGGGTTGGGGATGTTGACCTTGTCTCTAGATGTGAGGAGGGCAACAGGGAAACAATTTCTAAAGGACTTACAATCAGATGTGGACTGTGACAGGGTAACAGTTACTTTCCatgttatattttccttttaagatcTGTGATGCTCAAAAACATCTTGTGAAAACTTAGAGTCTGGGAGATGAAAGTGGGAGTCTGTGAGGAGGTACAGTCTTCACAGAACCCAGCAGGAGTGGTGCCCTTGGTTGAGGTCCCAGTAATGGTAGCAGACGGTCACTGTGCAGGAACACAGCAATCTCAAAAGGGTAATGGAGGCTCTGGTAAGGATGTAGACATCACAATTAGGTGGGGGTAAGGGACATGAGATACTGGCTCATGAGTGGCTGGGGAAAAATATCAGATATGGGCAAGGGAAGACACTGAGTGGGACTAGCTCCAATAACAAAGCCAGTGAGACTCATGCCTTCAAAGAACTCTGGACAGATATGCTAGAATTCTGGCTGTCACTACCCAAGTGTGGTTTATGAatgattttattctcttctttatagTTCCCAGATTAGCTATAGTAGATTTATAATGGtttttttataattcaaaatGTTCTAACAATGTTCATGTATGCTTTATAAGGTACTATATGTGACGTTTGACATCAATTCCCAAGAAAAGTTTGTTGAAACCTGCCAATGAAAACCTGGCAGATCACTTAGTGAAGGTTACAGCTTCAGCACTGAAGCCCTCAGAGGGATAATA
Protein-coding sequences here:
- the LOC115288663 gene encoding LOW QUALITY PROTEIN: ribulose-phosphate 3-epimerase-like (The sequence of the model RefSeq protein was modified relative to this genomic sequence to represent the inferred CDS: inserted 1 base in 1 codon); the encoded protein is METSVVWVVVGIFNLIKIIKKIYHLGHLASGCKTGLSILNSDLANLGAECLRMLNSGXKYLHLDVMDGHLVPNITFGHPVVESLRKQLGKDPFFDMDMMVSRPEQWVKPMAVAGVNQYTFHLEATENPRALIKGIRENGMKVGLAIKPGTTVEYLAPWANQIDMALVMTVEPGFRGQKFMEDMMPKGHWLRTQFPSLDIEVDGGVGPDTIHKCAAAGANMIVSGSAIMRSDDPRSVINLLRNVCLEAAQKRSLDR